From the genome of Neodiprion pinetum isolate iyNeoPine1 chromosome 3, iyNeoPine1.2, whole genome shotgun sequence, one region includes:
- the LOC124215055 gene encoding uncharacterized protein F58A4.6 isoform X3, which yields MNERITQMALERRELDHAMSWLSTLGGGFSALGETFEHCAEMAGKISVRQLQLALRLGDALLVARCKLWAALSLLQRGYLRVSKNIVRETYRLSIDKKDIRLQNMCKGVWAKLQYTYKVKRQLRKP from the exons AT GAATGAGAGAATTACCCAAATGGCCTTGGAACGAAGAGAACTTGACCATGCTATGTCCTGGTTGTCGACTCTTGGAGGAGGATTTTCTGCACTAGGAGAAACATTTGAACATTGT GCTGAGATGGCTGGAAAAATATCTGTTAGGCAACTACAGTTGGCGCTGCGTTTAGGAGATGCGCTATTAGTAGCCAGATGCAAATTGTGGGCTGCATTGAGTTTGTTGCAACGTGGATATCTCAGGGTTTCAAAGAACATAGTTCGAGAAACTTATCGATTGAGTATAGATAAAAAAGACATACGTTTACAAAACATGTGCAAAGGAGTCTGGGCGAAACTTCAATATACTTATAAAGTTAAACGACAATTAAGAAAACCTTAG
- the LOC124215055 gene encoding uncharacterized protein F58A4.6 isoform X1 has product MEGSEIRIIVYANNNIFDNLIVAPSHISSCSKDYTRPDSANNELKYVCFKLNRRGLNSYLVSKYAYTMKRSSYYRQSSLNMWREYYKFKVHENSLVIYIKLRMPKVQYLDYKWNERITQMALERRELDHAMSWLSTLGGGFSALGETFEHCAEMAGKISVRQLQLALRLGDALLVARCKLWAALSLLQRGYLRVSKNIVRETYRLSIDKKDIRLQNMCKGVWAKLQYTYKVKRQLRKP; this is encoded by the exons ATGGAAGGTTCGGAAATTCGTATAATTGTTTAtgcgaataataatatttttgacaatttaATCGTTGCTCCAAGTCATATTAGCAGTTGTAGCAAAGATTATACAAGGCCAGACAGCGCAAACAACGAACTGAAATATGTATGTTTTAAACTGAATCGACGTGGTTTAAATTCATATCTAGTATCAAAGTATGCTTACACAATGAAAAGATCAAGTTATTATCGTCAATCGTCACTGAATATGTGGCGAGAATACTACAAATTTAAAGTACATGAAAATTCACtcgttatttatattaaactACGGATGCCTAAAGTACAGTATCTTGACTACAAATG GAATGAGAGAATTACCCAAATGGCCTTGGAACGAAGAGAACTTGACCATGCTATGTCCTGGTTGTCGACTCTTGGAGGAGGATTTTCTGCACTAGGAGAAACATTTGAACATTGT GCTGAGATGGCTGGAAAAATATCTGTTAGGCAACTACAGTTGGCGCTGCGTTTAGGAGATGCGCTATTAGTAGCCAGATGCAAATTGTGGGCTGCATTGAGTTTGTTGCAACGTGGATATCTCAGGGTTTCAAAGAACATAGTTCGAGAAACTTATCGATTGAGTATAGATAAAAAAGACATACGTTTACAAAACATGTGCAAAGGAGTCTGGGCGAAACTTCAATATACTTATAAAGTTAAACGACAATTAAGAAAACCTTAG
- the LOC124215055 gene encoding uncharacterized protein F58A4.6 isoform X2, whose product MTIGDIRNERITQMALERRELDHAMSWLSTLGGGFSALGETFEHCAEMAGKISVRQLQLALRLGDALLVARCKLWAALSLLQRGYLRVSKNIVRETYRLSIDKKDIRLQNMCKGVWAKLQYTYKVKRQLRKP is encoded by the exons ATGACCATTGGCGATATTAG GAATGAGAGAATTACCCAAATGGCCTTGGAACGAAGAGAACTTGACCATGCTATGTCCTGGTTGTCGACTCTTGGAGGAGGATTTTCTGCACTAGGAGAAACATTTGAACATTGT GCTGAGATGGCTGGAAAAATATCTGTTAGGCAACTACAGTTGGCGCTGCGTTTAGGAGATGCGCTATTAGTAGCCAGATGCAAATTGTGGGCTGCATTGAGTTTGTTGCAACGTGGATATCTCAGGGTTTCAAAGAACATAGTTCGAGAAACTTATCGATTGAGTATAGATAAAAAAGACATACGTTTACAAAACATGTGCAAAGGAGTCTGGGCGAAACTTCAATATACTTATAAAGTTAAACGACAATTAAGAAAACCTTAG